The genomic interval AGAAGACGAGTCAGTTAATTACTGTGGGATTACGTTTTTCCATGCTCTATAAGAAGGGGTGGGTTGTgataaatataaaaatgGAGTCATTGACTGGAGTGGCAGGAGTGTAGGTATACATTGTTAGAGGTATTGTGGTTGAGATGTTTGAGACCGTTAAGCAGTATAAATGGAGGTAGGAATCATTGTGATCCAAAAAATCTAAAAACCCCACCAACAGTATATATTTGAGTATATATATGAGTATATATCCTCtttcatcatcatcttATGAAACCGCGGTAGGTACAACCAGCCTATGCAGCAGACTGGTCATGTTTAACTCGCTTGTTTTGCTCCTCGAGATTAGGTTCTGACATTCTGTAGGAGAAGGTGACACACGACCTTGACTGTTGTAGAAAAGAGAATTCTGTTGTGTCGGAGACTCTCTCCTCAAGTACTCCAAAGCAATCCATAGCGAGAAAAGATCTTGTCGTATTCATCTCCATCGTACCCAATGTATGTAACAAGTTCAGgtctctacttgtagttgtctGGTTCATCCCACTCCACATGCATACTCATGCGTGTCTGCAAACTAACAGCccatccatctccagaggTGAACTTTTTGAGCTCAACCACATTTGCCATGGCACGGACACATCTGCTCCGACTGGTGCGTTTTAGAGCGTTGCACAGCTCCGCCACGGTAGGTCAGGCCAACCGACGCCACCTGGACCGCCTGGCCAACTTTGGAGCCACAGTctccaagctggaggagctggtgcCATCTCTACTACAACACTCTCTGCCACACGAAATGCTGTCCAATTCCGTGTGCCTCAAGTTCTACTTTGGCCAGTCGCGCGACATGAACTACTCGGACGAACACCAGCTCTTTGGCTACACAGAGGGCCAGGAGGGCGAGGATTTCGTGCGGGAGGTGGGCAGgcgacagcagcgacaCAAGGACGACACCGCCAACAACGACGCAAACAACGACAGCGGACCTCTGAGAATCAGCCTGCCACATGCCAGGGGAAAACCAGCCTATACCACGTGCTGGAAAGTGCTGCAATGGATCGCCACGTCGTATGTGAGAACCGATACCCAGATACAGATCACCAAGATGACCCTTCATCCGCCCCAGAACGACGACTCGTCCTCCAACGGGCGAATAGTCATCAAATGGTGCACTGTAGATACCGATGCCGACCAGTGGGtaggcggaggaggaggctatGGAGCTGCATTTTATTGTTCCGAACTGGACCACCTTAAACCGGTGCCGGTTCATGTcaataacaacaacaataaTGGACCAGAGAGTCACACGGTGCACATGTCTCCTACCGAACCCACAAGCTATCCGATTTCATCGTACATTCCGCGAATTGGACTGTCGTTCggcaagctgctggactcTGGACCTTCAGAGCACATTTTGTCAGGCATCTTCATTTTCGACCTGACCGAGGACTGTGACCTCATTCAAACACACATTGTGGATAACGTGGAGGTCATTAGAGAGAAGGAAGCACGAGACGCTCTTAAGTTGGCTTGACGGGAATGATTCAGATCCTGGCCACTACAACCACTACTAACTGTAAATAGCTGTACATATTCATCATTAGTATCCAAGAGGCTGTagttcttgtacagtaatttATCCATAATAATCATATTCATACCCAGCCAGGCATTATTGCCTATGGCTGTCGGCTCATTTATATTCATAACCCTCGTTCTTTCAGGAACTAAATCTTGGGCTTAATTTCATCTGCATCTTGAACACCAGGTAGTCAAGCGGCCCAAGCCTTGTACTGGTTGATCAGACCGTTAGTGGATCCGTCGTGAGCATCAATCTCAGACTtgttctccagctcgggctggatcttcttggccagagcctttccaagctcaactCCCCACTGGTCAAAGGAGTTGATGTTCCACACGGCACCCTCGGTAAAGGTGACCCACTCGTAGTAAGCAATCAGAGCGCCAAGGGTGGCGGGGGTAATGAGCTGGGTGAgaatggaggtggtgggtCGGTTGCCCAGGAAGATCTTGTGGGGAACAAGGTCGGCGGGGGTGCCCTCGGCCTCAACCTGCTCCTGGGTCTTGCCAACCATCAGAGCCTCAGACTGGGCAAAGAAGTTGGAAGCCAGCATTCGCTGGTGCAGGTTGTGGTCGATGGGGTTGTGGGACTGTGCGGCCAGAATGAAGTCGGCGGGGATGAGCTTAGTACCCTGGTGAACCagctggaagaaggagtgcTGGGCGTTGGTGGCGGGCTCACCAAACAGAACGGGTCCAGTGGAGTACTTGACGTACTCGTTGGATCGGGTCACGCCCTTACCGTTGGACTCCATGgacagctgctgcaggtAGGCAGGGAATCGGTGCAGGTACTGGTCAAAGGGAGCAATGAGGTGAGTCTGAGcgttgaagaagttgtTGTACCAAACGGACAGTAGACCGCCGAGCAGGGGGATGTTCTTCTCGGGAGGAGCCTCCTTGAAGTGCTTGTCAACAGCCTCGGCACCCTTGAGGAAGTCATTGAAGTGGTCAAAGCCAACGTAGATGGCGACTGACAGTCCAATGGAGGACCAGACCGAGTATCGGCCTCCAACCCAAGAGGCAAAAGGAAACATGTTGGCCTCATCGATGCCGAACTCGACaaccttctccttgttggtAGAGAGAGCAACAAAGTGCTTGGCCACGTGCTTAGTGTCCTTGGCGGTCTCCAGGAACCAGGTCTTGGCCGAGGtggcgttggtgatggtctcaGCGGTGGTGAAGGTCTTGGAGGCAATCAGGAACAGGGTGGTCTCGGGGTTGAGCTGCTTAATGACCTCCTCAGCAATGGAGGTACCATCAATGTTGGACACAAAGTGAGCTCGCAgacccttcttggcgtaAGGCTTGAGGGCCTCGGAGACCATGACGGGGCCGAGATCGGAGCCTCCGATACCAATGTTGACGATATCAGTGATCTCCTTGCCGGTGTAACCCTTCCACTCGCCGCTTCGGACCTGCTCGGAGAACTCCTTCATGTGAGCAAGCACGTCGTCGACCTCGGGAGCGACATTCTTGTCGTCCACGTCCATGGCCACGTTGGCTCGGTTTCGCAGAGCGGGGTGGAAAACGGCTCGGTTCTCTGTGaagttgatcttgtcgccctcaaacagctcgtcTCGCAGGCCATAGAcgttggcctccttggccagctccaccagctgggccagaatctcgtcgtCGACAATGTTTTTGGAGAAATCAAACAGAATCTTGGAGTCATCAAAGTTGGTGAAGGTATGCGACAGCTTGTTGAACCGCTCGGggtcctccttgaacaGCTGCTTGACGGGCAGCGACTTGCCCTTGGAGTCATAGAGCGTCTGGAGCTTCTGCCACGCGGGAAGGTCGGAGGCCTGCTTGAAGGTCGTGAAGGACTGAgccattgtgtttgtgtgttggTGTGTCTTCAATTGAGTCAATTGAGGGGGATTACTACAACTGTGTTGCGGCAGAGGGTTGgggaatatatatataaggCTTGGCTGAGGTGCGCCATTTGGGTGTCATGTTGCCCAACTCTATTTGGGCTAACAACCTCAACCAAAAAAGCAGACAgtcccaaaaaaaatctaAAATTCACCAAATTAAAAGGCTTGTAGTCCGATGTGACATGCAAGCCCAGACAATGACTGTGCGTGACCCCTCAAAGCGAGAGACAGGTTCCCGTAGCAGATCGGACAATGCTACGCTGTCAATTGAGCTCTTCTGGTCCAGCGGGCCCTGTGCACCACGAATGTTGCTGCTCCCAGGTACACCCTATTTATTACACTACCTCCCCCTCTTTGCTCTATTGTTCACCAACATTGCTACTTAAACTCCCTTTCCCTCCATGATCGCACGTGCCGAGGAATAAAGCCATCTGTGCATAACAACGATGGAAGGCCGAGACCGACTCATTAGTCATGGAGAGAAGTCGAGGAGCAGCATACTGCCACGCTACCATTATGCCATTGTTGTACAATGGGGCTGACAAAGCTGGGGCTGGGGAGGAGGTCTCTACACTCAACCTTGCTCTAACTAGCCCCACTGCTACACCTCATGCTGGCTTGTGACTGGCCATGTTATTCCGAAGCCGGTGGGAGTCAAACAAGGGCCTGGAGGACTCCCATTCGCGTGCACTGTATGGCTACAGATAGGGAGTCACGAAAAGCACAACAGAGCATGCCACTGGTGCAACGCCGGCAATTGAACCCCCGGCGGGCGTATGGAGATAACACAAACCGTGCAATGGGGTGACACAAGTGCTCAACCAAGCCCTGGTGGTTAGCTCTAACTCGGGAGCCAAAATAACCATGGAACCAGACTGTTTTTAATCCTGTTGAATCACCACGCTGTCTCCTTGCATAATGTCACATGACGACTCAACGTCATCATTACCCAATCCCAACCCAACCACGGCATGGGAAAGAAGACAGCAGAAACGAGCGATCCACGAAAACCCACTTTTGTCAGCCCTGACTCCGCAGATGACTAAGCGAGATCGAGGGCCAGGGAAAACTGGAAAAACGGCAAACTCTTCTCTCACcctctctctttctctcccATTCAGCCCCTCTAACGCACATTAAAGATGCCCATATCCTGCGCATTTTGTAATAGCGCTGCATATCTCCGTTTAGTCTTCTAAGATTATCCGGACCATGCATTCGTTCGAGAGGAAACGAAACATCAAGATATCCATACAATGGAACGAGTGGTGTGTTTCCAAACCACAATAAAAACCCATATTAGACCCTCGTATTTCGTCAAGTGGCCCCACAAACATTGACTTCCgaggtactgtacttcgCAGAGTGAATACGAGCACACTATATCGTATAAATggtgctacttgtattcCACATGAAAGAGTGAGTATACAGTATACTTCTGCTACCTTTTGTCTTAGACCAAAAAGATGTAACCGTATGTATCGCAGTAGAGTATCCAGATGCTTTTACATGGCCGATGAGGTATTCATACAGTAAATCTCTGAGAGCCAGCAGCTTCCAACCGATTGATGCAACTAAGTGTCATATGCTTAGTCATCTATTCGTCTTGCAAGGATCTCGGGAGCTAGTCAATTCATACTACCTGAAACTGAGCGCAACTAAAAACTTGATTATACCTCATTGCTACTCCTTTAGTATCACGTTACCTGTGCAAATCACGTAACCATCGTAACCATCATCGGTACGGAATTGGTacatctctccatctcatACAGAAGCTCTAATGCTCCTCCTATCCCCTCAGCATATCAATCACTGCATTCCCTCTCCCCTCGGTTGAATCATAAATCATTATCTGTAATCATTCTATTTGTCGACACTCCACTTTGTCTGAAACCGTCTCGTCAGATACGCCGCTGCCAGAGGAATGGCGATTCGAGACACTGTAGTGAGCGTCTCCTTGATGGGGATGTCGTCCAGGTTGAGCTTGGGGAATCCCTCAAAGCCCTTGTCAATCACCACCTCCGCGGGCTTGATGTTATCCAGAATACTGGCCTGGGGCTCATCTGTGTCCACCGTCACTCGCTGGACAGATCCAAGAAAGTCGGTGATCTTCACCTTGTCGAGATCCCGCTTGAACAGGTCGGTTCGGATTCCCGGCTCCGAATGGATCACCACAGGGTCGTACGACTCAAACAGAGCCTGTAGCGTCACGTTGGACGTCTGGTCCATCTGTTCCAGGAACTCGAGGTTGTAGTATGTGAACCGGTCAATGACGGCGACTCCAACATCGACATCAGCGTGGTGCGAGTACGACGACTCATCGTACTTGGACGATCCCACAGCCAGAATATTGGGGCTGTAGAACCGCGAGTACATGGTGTTCGCCTGGCAGGTGTCAATCATGAAAAACAACTCATTGtatctcttcttttccCACATTTGCGCAAACGCGTGGGCAATGTCGAATGCGCCGATCTCCTCGGCGTCCTGAAACTTGAGGAACTCGTTGCCACCGTGACCAGTCATATAGATGAACACATTGGAGTTTTCGTCTGTGAGCAGTCGCTTAGATCGGGGCACTCCCTCGTCCCATCGGTCGGTCAGCAGACGCAGAAAGTTCTCCACAGTCACCTCGTAGCCTCTGTAATCGACCTCGATCTGGTCTCCGTAGAGGTCGATCACTCGGTCCGCGTTGTTGTAGACGGTACCGGGGAAGGTGTTTCGCGGATTGCACGACACGTCATCCGACAACATGAGAATGATCTGCGAGTCCGGGATACCAAGTCGCTTGACGGTTCGGTACATGGACAGAACATTGGCCATGTGTCTGTAGTTGAACCAGAACCGTGACGTGGAAACTAGCACGGCCCAGTTGTTGGTATGAGAGCCCTCCTCAGTGGTCTGGTTAGCGAAGAACTGCTGGGCCTTCTCTGCGGCTTCATCGGCATCACCAGTGTGCACCTGCGCGGACACAAACGTGAACAGAGCCACAAACGTCGCCAGAAATAACGACACTTGTATTCtcatggtgttgtgtgtgtgtgtgtgtgtgtgagtgagAGTGAGTGTGCTGTTACGTGAGAGAGGGATGTCATGACATAGAGTTATGGTGGAGTATAGCGCAGTATGCGTGGTACATGCGTGTCTGAAGTGAGGGTGGTGGCGTCATAGGGGGGTCTAGGTGGCGGTTTCGGAGCTGATGAGAAGATGTTGTTTGGCTGTAGTATTATTAAGGGGGCTTCAAGGTGTGTGAAAAGTTTCTCTTGTTCCAACGGTCAAATCGAGCGTGACGAACAGTCTAGTTGTGGTACCACCCCAGATGATATATAGTCAAGTATTAATGCAGTACATCCAGTGTTCTTAGTTACAATACTCTTACTTCATTCAAGTACGAGAACCTGTCTATACATATGAACTAAGATAACCACCGGTGTCAACGAACAATCATTGAGATTCTGTAGAACTTCGTAGAGCTGACAGAGCTAGTCGATGACTATGACTATGGTCGAGCGATATTAGCTTGTAACGAGTACACTCGTGTTAGCAACACAtgggtacagtatatacttgtagtttgcTATAGATGTAATCTACCAGGGAAACACTGCCCGCAattagtatgtactgtagctacttgtagtatggAAGGTCAGGCAAAAGCAAAATACAACTGTTTACTCATATCTACATATGTATATAATCCCAATCTTCATTCCTTCATCTACACATCCAACTCTACGACTcctctcctctccatctAATAATCTATCCATTACCCATATGTATGCATcagttcttcttggccttcttaGGCTTGACCACCTTTGCCTTATCCTTCTTGGCGCTCTTCtgtgtcttctcctccgtCTTATCCTTGGATCCGTTTttatccttcttgtccttcttgtccttcttgtcctttttACTCGCCGACTTGGTCACGTCCTTGAGGAACGCCTCGGCCGCGTCACTGGTAGTCTCAGgctccttgatggagtCCGCTGAAATGGCCCGCTCCGTCTGGGCAAAAATAATTCGTTTTGCTGCAGGAACGTCCACCTTTGTGTTTCTCTCGTCCTTTCGAGCTGGTCCAGGTTTGCCTTCAGCATGTGCAACCTTGCCCATGTATGTCTTGACCCTGTCCAGATCCTTCATGATAGGGTGGGTCTTGGGATCGCCTCCAGACGCCAGAATGAAGGCGAACATGGCCGAGTTGGTCACGTAGGCCAGCTTGGAATAAAACTGGGCCTGCTCCAGGGGTGGTAGCTGGGCCACCCCCTTGAAATCAATCATCTTGATCTGTTGAGACAGCTCCGACGTGACATCCTGGAGGTTGTGggacagctccagcacaTCTTCGATCTGGTCTGCCATTGTGTAagtgtgtgggtgtgtgtgtttctGTGTAAAAGTTCGGATTCAGCCTGATGCACGATATCGATTTTTTCTCATATCAGAACTCTAATTTTACTAAGCCTGTACGGGTGCAGTGGGGTATTGCAGTAGAGAAGAGAGGACGGTCCATGAGGATCGTGTGCAAAGGAATGAAGTTATGTCCAATCCATTCTGTTGTTTCTTAAGCCTTTAAATTTAACTGAATATATTTGAATTTCTTTAGTATTTTTCACAAAATAACGACTATATGATGGCTTCTATATCCGTCTATATCCGGGCTTGGATATCCTTCAGAAATGATtacgatacaagtaaaaCGAGAAGCTCCCATATAGGTTCAAATGAACACGAAAAGTTAGACCACGTCTGCTGGTCTTCAGAGAGTGGTGCATGAGTAGGTATTCTGCGACTAAGTGCTGTTTGTAGTATCGTATGTATATCTATACAGTCAAGTAATTGGTGAAGATATCAATACAATGGatgttactgtacttcttctcaaaACGTAGATATACGTACTTTCTTCAAGTGTATCCCAGTGAATAGTTACAGTACCGTCAGTACTGAAGCTCCCAAACCCGTGGTTGATCTATGTCGGAGTACCAACTCGTGTAAGAAGTTCCCAGTGATATATAGAGAGGAGTTTCCGTTGGCGTAGAGGTAGTCAGAGATCTCGCACAACTCCGAAATAGTATACCCTGAGGGATAatcactacaagtacttgtggCTAGAGATCATGTCTCCATCCTGTTAGGCCAGGGTTCATTTGAGATAACTCCGAAGAAGGTAACAACTCTTATAAGTGAAGAAGATTTGTTGTAACTCGGTTTCTTTTGACCGATTGACCGTCAATGGCGAAACACAACCAGGACAACAGTGGATGTAGAGGGATGGCAATGTAGGACTGTGTACTTCTACGATTAGTCAATGGGAGACTTATAATGGATTCGGCAATTGGTTCCCGACTTATACAGTGTCTCCAAGATGTTCAATTGCTATATCAAGTGTTTCAGACCTTTAAATACAGAACTCGTTACGCCGGACCCTCATTCCAATATTGAAGATCAGACGTATTATTGATTAGATATAGTTACTGAAACGAGTTACAACTCTTattatataaaaaaatatagaTATAAAAAAAGGGACAATAGTAACACACACCCTTCTGTGTTTGAtcattcaccagaaacattatctacaggatggaTATCTCGTCTACCACAAGCTGGCTCCTCTCACCATTATGTGAGGAATTACCCTACCGAGTATTACCTTTTAACGTCACATCCCGCTGTGACGATTTATCAGT from Yarrowia lipolytica chromosome 1F, complete sequence carries:
- a CDS encoding uncharacterized protein (Compare to YALI0F07755g, weakly similar to DEHA0F27797g Debaryomyces hansenii), whose translation is MADQIEDVLELSHNLQDVTSELSQQIKMIDFKGVAQLPPLEQAQFYSKLAYVTNSAMFAFILASGGDPKTHPIMKDLDRVKTYMGKVAHAEGKPGPARKDERNTKVDVPAAKRIIFAQTERAISADSIKEPETTSDAAEAFLKDVTKSASKKDKKDKKDKKDKNGSKDKTEEKTQKSAKKDKAKVVKPKKAKKN
- a CDS encoding uncharacterized protein (Compare to YALI0F07689g, no similarity), producing the protein MRVCKLTAHPSPEVNFLSSTTFAMARTHLLRLVRFRALHSSATVGQANRRHLDRLANFGATVSKLEELVPSLLQHSLPHEMLSNSVCLKFYFGQSRDMNYSDEHQLFGYTEGQEGEDFVREVGRRQQRHKDDTANNDANNDSGPLRISLPHARGKPAYTTCWKVLQWIATSYVRTDTQIQITKMTLHPPQNDDSSSNGRIVIKWCTVDTDADQWVGGGGGYGAAFYCSELDHLKPVPVHVNNNNNNGPESHTVHMSPTEPTSYPISSYIPRIGLSFGKLLDSGPSEHILSGIFIFDLTEDCDLIQTHIVDNVEVIREKEARDALKLA
- a CDS encoding uncharacterized protein (Compare to YALI0F07711g, similar to Saccharomyces cerevisiae PGI1 (YBR196C); ancestral locus Anc_8.547, highly similar to uniprot|P12709 Saccharomyces cerevisiae YBR196c PGI1 glucose-6-phosphate isomerase) translates to MAQSFTTFKQASDLPAWQKLQTLYDSKGKSLPVKQLFKEDPERFNKLSHTFTNFDDSKILFDFSKNIVDDEILAQLVELAKEANVYGLRDELFEGDKINFTENRAVFHPALRNRANVAMDVDDKNVAPEVDDVLAHMKEFSEQVRSGEWKGYTGKEITDIVNIGIGGSDLGPVMVSEALKPYAKKGLRAHFVSNIDGTSIAEEVIKQLNPETTLFLIASKTFTTAETITNATSAKTWFLETAKDTKHVAKHFVALSTNKEKVVEFGIDEANMFPFASWVGGRYSVWSSIGLSVAIYVGFDHFNDFLKGAEAVDKHFKEAPPEKNIPLLGGLLSVWYNNFFNAQTHLIAPFDQYLHRFPAYLQQLSMESNGKGVTRSNEYVKYSTGPVLFGEPATNAQHSFFQLVHQGTKLIPADFILAAQSHNPIDHNLHQRMLASNFFAQSEALMVGKTQEQVEAEGTPADLVPHKIFLGNRPTTSILTQLITPATLGALIAYYEWVTFTEGAVWNINSFDQWGVELGKALAKKIQPELENKSEIDAHDGSTNGLINQYKAWAA
- a CDS encoding uncharacterized protein (Compare to YALI0F07733g, similar to Saccharomyces cerevisiae GPI8 (YDR331W); ancestral locus Anc_5.375, similar to uniprot|P49018 Saccharomyces cerevisiae YDR331w GPI8 essential for GPI anchor attachment (GPI transamidase)), with protein sequence MRIQVSLFLATFVALFTFVSAQVHTGDADEAAEKAQQFFANQTTEEGSHTNNWAVLVSTSRFWFNYRHMANVLSMYRTVKRLGIPDSQIILMLSDDVSCNPRNTFPGTVYNNADRVIDLYGDQIEVDYRGYEVTVENFLRLLTDRWDEGVPRSKRLLTDENSNVFIYMTGHGGNEFLKFQDAEEIGAFDIAHAFAQMWEKKRYNELFFMIDTCQANTMYSRFYSPNILAVGSSKYDESSYSHHADVDVGVAVIDRFTYYNLEFLEQMDQTSNVTLQALFESYDPVVIHSEPGIRTDLFKRDLDKVKITDFLGSVQRVTVDTDEPQASILDNIKPAEVVIDKGFEGFPKLNLDDIPIKETLTTVSRIAIPLAAAYLTRRFQTKWSVDK